The following coding sequences lie in one Spodoptera frugiperda isolate SF20-4 chromosome 24, AGI-APGP_CSIRO_Sfru_2.0, whole genome shotgun sequence genomic window:
- the LOC118278600 gene encoding segment polarity protein dishevelled homolog DVL-3 isoform X1 — MEETKVIYYIDDEETPYLVKIPISPEKVTLLDFKNQLNRPNYKFFFKSMDDDFGVVKEEIVDDNAHLPCFNGRVVSWLVSAEGSNPSDGASQCTDSNAGKGKPNHGAPAPVTRDTCTDTDSTISSRPGHRASCDKYKYRGLRINGHSKYGNHGLEYETASVLSSDLDSTSLFDSQSEITTTTGRHTNASVDRALTECSSVSHLQVSSRKRPQRRRKRPQVMSRTSSYSSITDSTMSMHIITVTLNMDTVNFLGISIVGQSNKGGDGGIYVGSIMKGGAVALDGRIEPGDMILQVNDVNFEDMTNDEAVRVLREVVQKPGPIKLVVAKCWDPNPKGYFTIPRTEPVRPIDPGAWVAHTQALREAYPPPPPSLSALPVSSVSERGASDASTVPAGALEPQLSVNMDMALVVRAMLRPESGLEIRDRMWLKITIPNAFIGADVVDWILQHVAGITDRRDARKYASHMLKAGFIRHTVNKITFSEQCYYVAGELCAELAALRLRPADTDSLLSDTLAPLPNPNIMGPGYMPYAGSYGYQPIPFKYSSCLNSEHTVYGYNREESVVSGSGGSSGGSERVAGGKDARDDRKSTSSGSDRDRADRTDRPDRTDRTDDAHDRPVLFL; from the exons CAAATCCATGGACGATGATTTCGGTGTTGTTAAAGAGGAAATTGTTGACGATAACGCGCATTTACCGTGTTTTAACGGTCGTGTAGTGTCGTGGTTAGTGTCTGCTGAGGGTTCAAACCCTTCCGATGGAGCTTCGCAGTGTACTGATAGCAATGCTGGCAAAGGCAAACCAAATCACGGTGCTCCGGCGCCCGTCACCAGAGACACCTGTACGGACACGGACAGCACGATCAGCTCGCGGCCGGGCCACCGAGCGTCGTGCGACAAGTATAAATACCGAGGATTACGCATAAACGGCCACTCGAAGTACGGCAATCATGGCTTGGAGTACGAGACAGCTTCGGTGCTGAGTTCTGACTTGGATTCGACCAGTCTCTTCGACAGTCAGTCGGAGATCACTACGACGACTGGCCGGCACACTAACGCGTCCGTGGACCGAGCGCTCACGGAGTGCAGTAGCGTGTCCCACCTGCAAGTGAGTTCTCGCAAAAGACCGCAGCGAAGACGTAAAAGACCGCAGGTTATGTCGAGAACTTCCTCGTACTCCTCCATAACAGACTCCACAATGTCTATGCACATCATAACAGTGACTCTGAACATGGACACGGTCAATTTTCTCGGTATTTCTATAGTGGGCCAGTCGAATAAGGGTGGTGACGGAGGCATCTACGTTGGCAGCATCATGAAAGGGGGTGCCGTGGCTCTGGACGGAAGGATAGAGCCTGGAGACATGATATTACag GTGAACGATGTAAACTTTGAAGATATGACGAATGATGAAGCGGTGAGGGTGTTACGCGAGGTGGTGCAGAAACCCGGCCCCATCAAGTTGGTGGTGGCCAAATGTTGGGACCCGAACCCCAAGGGATATTTCACTATACCCAGGACGGAGCCCGTCAGACCTATTGACCCTG GAGCATGGGTAGCGCACACCCAGGCGCTTCGAGAGGCGTACCCTCCTCCGCCGCCCTCATTGTCGGCCCTCCCCGTGTCCTCGGTGTCGGAGCGGGGCGCCAGTGACGCCAGCACGGTCCCCGCCGGAGCCCTGGAGCCCCAGTTATCTGTGAACATGGATATGGCGCTGGTGGTCCGAGCCATGTTGAGGCCGGAGTCTG GTCTGGAGATCCGCGACCGCATGTGGCTGAAGATCACGATCCCGAACGCGTTCATCGGCGCCGACGTGGTGGACTGGATCCTGCAGCACGTCGCCGGCATCACGGACCGACGGGACGCCAGGAAGTACGCCTCGCATATGCTCAAg GCGGGGTTCATCCGTCACACGGTGAACAAGATAACGTTCTCGGAGCAGTGCTACTACGTGGCGGGCGAGCTGTGCGCGGAGCTGGCCGCGCTGCGCCTGCGGCCCGCAGATACTGACTCATTGCTCAGTGACACGCTCGCGCCGCTGCCTAACCCCAA TATAATGGGTCCGGGCTACATGCCGTACGCGGGCTCCTACGGGTACCAGCCGATACCGTTCAAGTACTCGTCCTGTCTCAACAGTGAACACACCGTCTATGG CTACAACAGAGAAGAGAGCGTAGTATCCGGGTCCGGGGGCTCCAGCGGCGGGTCGGAGCGCGTGGCGGGCGGCAAGGACGCGCGCGACGACCGCAAGTCCACGTCCTCCGGCTCCGACCGCGACCGGGCGGACAGGACGGACCGCCCCGACAGGACGGACAGGACGGACGACGCACACGACAGGCCTGTGCTCTTCCTATAA
- the LOC118278600 gene encoding segment polarity protein dishevelled homolog DVL-3 isoform X2, translating to MEETKVIYYIDDEETPYLVKIPISPEKVTLLDFKNQLNRPNYKFFFKSMDDDFGVVKEEIVDDNAHLPCFNGRVVSWLVSAEGSNPSDGASQCTDSNAGKGKPNHGAPAPVTRDTCTDTDSTISSRPGHRASCDKYKYRGLRINGHSKYGNHGLEYETASVLSSDLDSTSLFDSQSEITTTTGRHTNASVDRALTECSSVSHLQVSSRKRPQRRRKRPQVMSRTSSYSSITDSTMSMHIITVTLNMDTVNFLGISIVGQSNKGGDGGIYVGSIMKGGAVALDGRIEPGDMILQVNDVNFEDMTNDEAVRVLREVVQKPGPIKLVVAKCWDPNPKGYFTIPRTEPVRPIDPGAWVAHTQALREAYPPPPPSLSALPVSSVSERGASDASTVPAGALEPQLSVNMDMALVVRAMLRPESGLEIRDRMWLKITIPNAFIGADVVDWILQHVAGITDRRDARKYASHMLKAGFIRHTVNKITFSEQCYYVAGELCAELAALRLRPADTDSLLSDTLAPLPNPNIMGPGYMPYAGSYGYQPIPFKYSSCLNSEHTVYGYNREESVVSGSGGSSGGSERVAGGKDARDDRKSTSSGSDRDRADRTDRPDRTDRTDDAHDRSVL from the exons CAAATCCATGGACGATGATTTCGGTGTTGTTAAAGAGGAAATTGTTGACGATAACGCGCATTTACCGTGTTTTAACGGTCGTGTAGTGTCGTGGTTAGTGTCTGCTGAGGGTTCAAACCCTTCCGATGGAGCTTCGCAGTGTACTGATAGCAATGCTGGCAAAGGCAAACCAAATCACGGTGCTCCGGCGCCCGTCACCAGAGACACCTGTACGGACACGGACAGCACGATCAGCTCGCGGCCGGGCCACCGAGCGTCGTGCGACAAGTATAAATACCGAGGATTACGCATAAACGGCCACTCGAAGTACGGCAATCATGGCTTGGAGTACGAGACAGCTTCGGTGCTGAGTTCTGACTTGGATTCGACCAGTCTCTTCGACAGTCAGTCGGAGATCACTACGACGACTGGCCGGCACACTAACGCGTCCGTGGACCGAGCGCTCACGGAGTGCAGTAGCGTGTCCCACCTGCAAGTGAGTTCTCGCAAAAGACCGCAGCGAAGACGTAAAAGACCGCAGGTTATGTCGAGAACTTCCTCGTACTCCTCCATAACAGACTCCACAATGTCTATGCACATCATAACAGTGACTCTGAACATGGACACGGTCAATTTTCTCGGTATTTCTATAGTGGGCCAGTCGAATAAGGGTGGTGACGGAGGCATCTACGTTGGCAGCATCATGAAAGGGGGTGCCGTGGCTCTGGACGGAAGGATAGAGCCTGGAGACATGATATTACag GTGAACGATGTAAACTTTGAAGATATGACGAATGATGAAGCGGTGAGGGTGTTACGCGAGGTGGTGCAGAAACCCGGCCCCATCAAGTTGGTGGTGGCCAAATGTTGGGACCCGAACCCCAAGGGATATTTCACTATACCCAGGACGGAGCCCGTCAGACCTATTGACCCTG GAGCATGGGTAGCGCACACCCAGGCGCTTCGAGAGGCGTACCCTCCTCCGCCGCCCTCATTGTCGGCCCTCCCCGTGTCCTCGGTGTCGGAGCGGGGCGCCAGTGACGCCAGCACGGTCCCCGCCGGAGCCCTGGAGCCCCAGTTATCTGTGAACATGGATATGGCGCTGGTGGTCCGAGCCATGTTGAGGCCGGAGTCTG GTCTGGAGATCCGCGACCGCATGTGGCTGAAGATCACGATCCCGAACGCGTTCATCGGCGCCGACGTGGTGGACTGGATCCTGCAGCACGTCGCCGGCATCACGGACCGACGGGACGCCAGGAAGTACGCCTCGCATATGCTCAAg GCGGGGTTCATCCGTCACACGGTGAACAAGATAACGTTCTCGGAGCAGTGCTACTACGTGGCGGGCGAGCTGTGCGCGGAGCTGGCCGCGCTGCGCCTGCGGCCCGCAGATACTGACTCATTGCTCAGTGACACGCTCGCGCCGCTGCCTAACCCCAA TATAATGGGTCCGGGCTACATGCCGTACGCGGGCTCCTACGGGTACCAGCCGATACCGTTCAAGTACTCGTCCTGTCTCAACAGTGAACACACCGTCTATGG CTACAACAGAGAAGAGAGCGTAGTATCCGGGTCCGGGGGCTCCAGCGGCGGGTCGGAGCGCGTGGCGGGCGGCAAGGACGCGCGCGACGACCGCAAGTCCACGTCCTCCGGCTCCGACCGCGACCGGGCGGACAGGACGGACCGCCCCGACAGGACGGACAGGACGGACGACGCACACGACAG GAGCGTGTTATGA